The following DNA comes from Nocardioides sp. JQ2195.
AGAGGCTCAGGGCACACCAACGAGAGGACACACCATGCCCGCCCAGGCTCCCCCGGTCGTCGACGAACGTGACGGCCTCCGCGCCTATGTCATCCAGCAGCAGGACGCCTACCGCGCCGTGATCCACGGGTTGACGGACGAGGAGGCTGGCCTGACGCCGACCCGCAGCTCGCTCAGCGTCGGAGCCCTCGTCAAGCACGCCACGCACAACCAGCTGGTGTGGGGTGCCACCGTGCTGGCTGCGCCAGCACTGGCCGTCGACGACCGACCGCTGGAGGAGCAGCACGCCGAGCGCGAGCGGATGATCACCTGGCTCGAGGACGACACCGTGGACGCCGTGCTCAGCGCCTTCGACGAGGCCAGTGCCCGGGTCCTCGACGCGATCGCCACCATCGACCTGGACACCCCGGTGCCGGTGCCGCCCGCACCGTGGAACCCGCCGGACGTCGAGTCGTGGTCGGTTCGTTGGGTGTGGTTGCACCTGATCGAGGAGCTGGCCCGCCACTCCGGTCACGCCGACATCATTCGTGAGTCCATCGACGGCGCCACCATGTTCGAGCTGATCGCCGGCCGCGAGGGCTGGCCCGAGACGCCGTGGATCAAGCCGTGGCGCCGCGCCGAGGCACAGGAGGCGTGATGGGCGACGTTCGCCAGGTGCAGATCACCTTCGACTGCGCCGACCCGGAGGCGCTGAGCCGCTTCTGGGCGGCCACGCTGGGCTACACCAACCCCGGACCACCGGGACAGGAGACGAGCGACGGCCAGGACGTCTTCGGTGCCTGGCACTCCTTCCTGGCGTCCGTCGGCGTCCCCGAGGACCAGTGGAACTCCGCCTCCGCGGCCCAGGACCCCGACGGTGTCGGCCCGCGGCTGTTCTTCCAACGCGTGCCCGAGGGCAAGTCCGCGAAGAACCGCGTGCACCTCGACGTACGCGCCGCTCCGGGGCTCGAGGGCGACCAGCGGATGGCGGCCCTCGAGGCCGAGTGCGAGCGCCTGGTCGCGCTCGGCGCCACGCGTGGCGAGCGGTTCGAGCCCGCTCCCCCGATGAGCGCCGGCTTCATCGTGATGGCCGATCCCGAGGGCAACGAGTTCTGCCTCGACTGAGCGATAGTCCCTAACGTCTCGCAGGTGAATCCGGCCGACCGCCTGCGTGAGGTTAGGGACTATCGGGGGAATCAACGGGAGGAGTAGTCGCGGAAGCCGCGCTTGGTCTTGCGGCCGAGGTAGCCCGCGGTGACCAGGTGCTCCAGCAACGGGGCCGGTGCGAAGCCGGGCTCACGGAACTCGAGGTAGAGCTCCCTCTGGATCGCCAGGGAGACGTCGTTGCCGACGACGTCGAGCAGCTCGAACGGTCCCATCGGCAGGGCACAGCCCTGCTT
Coding sequences within:
- a CDS encoding VOC family protein encodes the protein MGDVRQVQITFDCADPEALSRFWAATLGYTNPGPPGQETSDGQDVFGAWHSFLASVGVPEDQWNSASAAQDPDGVGPRLFFQRVPEGKSAKNRVHLDVRAAPGLEGDQRMAALEAECERLVALGATRGERFEPAPPMSAGFIVMADPEGNEFCLD
- a CDS encoding DUF664 domain-containing protein codes for the protein MPAQAPPVVDERDGLRAYVIQQQDAYRAVIHGLTDEEAGLTPTRSSLSVGALVKHATHNQLVWGATVLAAPALAVDDRPLEEQHAERERMITWLEDDTVDAVLSAFDEASARVLDAIATIDLDTPVPVPPAPWNPPDVESWSVRWVWLHLIEELARHSGHADIIRESIDGATMFELIAGREGWPETPWIKPWRRAEAQEA